The following proteins are co-located in the Ficedula albicollis isolate OC2 chromosome 25, FicAlb1.5, whole genome shotgun sequence genome:
- the PEX19 gene encoding peroxisomal biogenesis factor 19 — protein sequence MPPPGSCRVPKRHAGDSGDTHEKVLGRGSCRVPKRHAGDSGDTHEKSPLSPRVVTTWIHPNTFHISGIWGSPLGGHLWVLWGAESLPGSPAGPPITPSIPIIPDPNPAPDAAGSDAASQQEFTSCLKETLSGLAKNANDLQNSPGSEEELAKALEGLGLEEGGGDGVLPVMRSIMESLLSKDVLYPSLKEITEKYPEWLRQHEGSLSPEQRERFRAQQALMLRICAELERERPEEPEGQRRERFETLPDLMQQLQDLGHPPKELAGDTPPGLNLELPGGVTGEQCRLM from the exons ATGCCACCCCCAGGGAGCTGCCGGGTCCCCAAGCGCCACGCCGGGGACAGCGGCGACACCCACGAGAAGGTGCTGGGACGCG GGAGCTGCCGGGTCCCCAAGCGCCACGCCGGGGACAGCGGCGACACCCACGAGAAG TCCCCGTTGTCACCCCGTGTTGTCACCACTTGGATCCACCCCAACACCTTCCATATTTCTGGAATTTGGGGATCCCCGCTTGGGGGACAcctctgggtgctgtggggtgctGAGAGCCTCCCTGGGAGCCCGGCAGGACCCCCCATTACTCCCAGTATTCCCATTATCCCCGATCCCAACCCCGCTCCCGACGCCGCAGGCAGCGACGCCGCCTCGCAGCAGGAATTCACCTCCTGCCTCAAGGAGACCCTGAGCGGGCTGGCCAAGAACGCCAATGACCTCCAG AATTCCCCGGGCTCGGAGGAGGAGCTGGCGAAGGcgctggaggggctggggctggaggagggcgGCGGCGACGGCGTCCTGCCCGTCATGCGCAGCATCATGGAGTCCCTGCTGTCCAAGGACGTGCTCTACCCCTCCCTCAAGGAGATCACCGAGAag TACCCCGAGTGGCTCCGGCAGCACGAGGGCTCGCTGTCCCCGGAGCAGCGGGAGCGGTTCCGGGCGCAGCAGGCGCTGATGCTGCGGATCTGCGCCGAGCTGGAGCGGGAGCGGCCCGAGGAGCCCGAGGGGCAGCGCCGCGAGCGCTTCGAGACGCTGCCGGACCTGATGCAGCAG ctgcaggacctgggcCACCCCCccaaggagctggcaggggacacG ccccccgGACTCAACCTGGAGCTGCCGGGGGGGGTCACTGGGGAGCAGTGCCGCCTCATGTAG